The following are encoded together in the Bifidobacteriaceae bacterium genome:
- a CDS encoding GntP family permease, with protein sequence MFTSTLAGPALLAADATAKAQLDQGRLIAFAVIGIGLLVALITWLKIHPFVALLISALVIGIGADYGAAATITSFTASFGKTMADVGILVGLGAMFGKLLADSGGADRIVETLVAHSSKRSLPWTMALVGALIGLPMFFEVGLVLLIPVILLVTKRSKLPLMRIAIPTLAGLSAMHGLVPPHPGPLAALANFENGNLGLTLMFGVLVAIPTVIISGPLFSILAARWVPVGVPASMNALIGASSPDGLGDDAEPAAEVTTSRPSFAASVTCVLLPVVLMLANAIYEIANPDPADGDWFGAFLGFVGKPTVALAIALLAAMVVLGRGGKMPWSKVNESTAAGLPAIAGIILIVGAGGGLKGVLVDTGIGDVIAKFVEDSAIPITLLAWLVAVIVRIATGSATVSIVTTAGILAPAAAGLGGAEVALLVLAIGAGSVFLSHVNDAGFWLVKEYMGVSVGQNFKTWSLMECVLSVTALVFVLIVGIFV encoded by the coding sequence ATGTTCACAAGCACACTGGCCGGACCGGCCCTTTTAGCGGCCGATGCCACGGCCAAAGCCCAACTTGACCAAGGCCGCCTGATCGCGTTCGCGGTCATCGGCATAGGCCTCCTGGTGGCCTTGATCACCTGGCTGAAGATCCACCCGTTCGTCGCCCTGTTGATCTCGGCCCTCGTGATCGGGATTGGCGCCGACTACGGCGCGGCCGCCACGATCACCTCCTTCACGGCGAGCTTCGGCAAGACCATGGCCGACGTGGGCATCCTGGTGGGGCTTGGCGCCATGTTCGGGAAGCTGCTGGCGGATTCTGGCGGCGCCGACCGCATAGTCGAGACCCTGGTGGCTCATTCCTCGAAGCGCTCGCTGCCCTGGACCATGGCGCTGGTCGGCGCGTTGATCGGCCTGCCCATGTTCTTCGAGGTCGGCCTGGTACTGCTCATCCCGGTCATCCTGTTGGTGACCAAACGGTCCAAACTGCCGCTCATGCGCATCGCGATCCCCACCTTGGCGGGCCTCAGCGCCATGCACGGCCTGGTCCCGCCACACCCCGGTCCCCTGGCGGCTCTCGCCAACTTCGAGAACGGCAACCTCGGCTTGACCTTGATGTTCGGCGTGCTGGTGGCCATCCCGACCGTCATCATCTCCGGCCCGCTGTTCTCCATCCTCGCGGCCCGCTGGGTCCCGGTCGGCGTGCCCGCCTCCATGAACGCGCTGATCGGCGCGTCCAGCCCGGACGGTCTTGGCGACGATGCCGAGCCGGCGGCAGAGGTGACCACGTCGCGGCCGTCGTTCGCGGCATCGGTCACCTGCGTGCTGCTGCCTGTGGTCCTAATGCTGGCCAACGCGATCTACGAGATCGCCAACCCGGACCCGGCGGACGGCGACTGGTTCGGCGCCTTCCTGGGCTTTGTCGGCAAACCGACCGTGGCCCTCGCGATCGCGCTGCTGGCGGCCATGGTGGTGTTGGGGCGCGGCGGCAAGATGCCGTGGTCCAAGGTCAATGAGTCGACGGCGGCGGGGCTGCCCGCCATAGCCGGCATCATCCTGATTGTGGGCGCCGGCGGCGGCCTCAAAGGCGTGCTGGTGGACACGGGGATAGGCGACGTCATCGCGAAGTTCGTGGAGGACTCCGCCATCCCGATCACGCTGCTGGCGTGGCTGGTCGCCGTGATTGTGCGGATCGCGACCGGCTCCGCCACCGTCTCGATCGTCACCACGGCGGGCATCCTGGCCCCCGCCGCGGCCGGGCTGGGGGGCGCCGAGGTCGCCTTGCTGGTGCTCGCCATCGGCGCCGGGTCTGTCTTCTTGTCCCACGTCAACGACGCGGGCTTCTGGCTGGTCAAGGAGTACATGGGCGTCTCCGTGGGCCAGAACTTCAAGACGTGGTCGCTGATGGAATGCGTGCTGTCCGTC